The genomic stretch GCTCAAACAAAATTCATTCTGAAAACTTCAAAGGAAATATTATCCGATTTTAATTGCATTATCAGAAAAGTTTTTTCTGATGATAAAATTGTTATTTCAGAAAAATCAGTTCCTAAAGATATTACAGGTTGGGACTCACTGATGCATCTTGAAATAATTGCAGCCATTGAAGAGTTTTATAAAATAAAATTTACTTTTAAAGAAGTAATGTCATTCAAAAATGTGGGAGATATTGTGAATTGTACATTAAGGCATTTAGAAGAAATTAAATTGTGAAGTAGCGAAGTAGTGAATTTGTGAAATTGTGTTGGGCGTTGGGTTGCCCCTTTAGTTCATAGGGGTGGTGAAGGGAAACTAAAGTTGTGAAGTTATTAAATCGTAAAACTATAAACTTTAAACATTAAACTTTAAACTATTTTAATGCTTTTTACATCTTTAAATTATTTATTATTTATAGCACTCGTAGTAATTGCGTATTACCTGTCGCCATTGAAATTGCGATGGATAATTTTGCTTGTTGCAAGTTATGTGTTTATTTGTTTTGCAAATGCAAGTTCACTTTTTGTAATTATATTTTCAACAGTATTCAATTATTTTTTCGGACTGTTTATTAGCAGAAATGAAAATTCGCCCCCCCTTAGGGATAGGGGCAATGCGAATTTTCAGATATTCAATGTATCCATAAGAAAATCCTTATTTCTTCTCGGGCTTATAATAAACATTGCATCGCTATTTATCATAAAGTATCTGGTAAGTTTTGCTACAATAACAATAACTATTTCTGCTCCCGTTACATACCGCATGGCTGATTTGATTTTCCTGCTTGGGTTTTCGTTTTATACACTTCAGAATATAGCATATCTCACAGATGTTTATTATGAAAATATAGAACCCGAAAAAAATATTTTCAGATATGCTTTTTATACTGCTTTTTTTGCAAAAGTAGCATCGGGACCTATTGAAACCGCTCGAAATTTTATCCCTCAAATTTTCATTGAAAAAAAATTTGATTATGAAAATTTCACAAACGGATTTCAAAGAATAATAATCGGTTTATTTAAAAAGATTGTAATTGCCGACCGGCTTGCTCCTGCAGTTTCAAGCATTTTCGATTTACCTGCTCATAATTGCGGTTTGACAACCTTGGTGGGTGTTTATTTATTTACCATTCAGTTATATCTCGACTTTTCGGGATATGCAGATATGGCAATTGGAACAGCACAATTGTTCGGTTATAAGCTTAGCGAAAATTTCATTCTCCCTTTCGATGCAACTTCTATTTCTGAATTCTGGCGAAGATGGCATATTACACTTATTAACTGGTTGAAGAATTATATTTATTTTCCTGTTGTTTACAAATTAAGGAAATATAAAAAAACAGGAACCATCATAGGAATAATTATAATTTTCATTATTTCAGGTATTTGGCACGGTTTGGGCTTGACATTTTTAATATGGAGCATCATACATTGCATTTGCATGATTTACGAAACATTGACAAAAAATTACAGGAAAAAATTATCGGGAAAAATAAATTTTTTATCATATAAAATTTTAAGTGTTTTTATAACCCTTAATATTGTGGCGTTTGCAAATATATTTTTCAGAGCAAAATCAGTTGGTGCAGGATTAAAAATTATTGGAGAAATTTTTAATATAACTAATTTTATTCCGAAAAATTACTTATTCCAGTTTGTAAATCCCCTTGCTATTGGCGGGCATCTCGAAGTCATTTTTAATTTTTACATGCTTATTTTATTAATAATATTTTATTTTATTTTCGAGAACAAACTTCAAAAGATTATTTCACAACAAAAAAATAATTATTTTTTAATATTTTTATTTTTGATGCTGATTTTATTGTTCGGGGTTTTCAATGAAAATGCGTACTTCATATATAATAAGTTTTGAAGATTAAAAAAACAGTTTGTTGTTAAAAAAAATTGAAAAGCATAAACAAAAGTAGATAAGTTCAATATTGAGAAACAACAAACCACAAACGACAAACTTCTTAAAAATATAAAGATTAATGTTAAAAAAAGTCCTGATATTATTAATTGTTTTAATTGTAACTCTCGTTGTGCTTGAGAAAGCATATAATTTTTTTCTTTTAAAAAACAAAGACCTGAAAACGTCTTATATATTAACCGATAAAATTAATGCTGATGTTATTGTTACTGGCTCGTGCGTACCCATGTATATGTTTTTACCTGATAAATTTGACAAATACACAAATCTGAAATCTTATAATTTATCAACCGAAAACGCATCGTATTCAGAGATATTTGCAAATTTTTACTTATATCTTAAAAACAACAAACCGCCTGAATATTTATTTATTCATGTTTCTTACGAGACATTTGATGAATCGTTCAACAAGTTTAATTCATATCGTTACGCCCATCTGCTGAGCGATTCAGTTATTGCAAATATTGTTAAGAAAAAAGAAAATTTTTATTATAACATTTCTTCAATACCTTTTATGCAGTATGCATATTATAATAATAAAATAAATTTTTATATGGTTCAGGGAATAAAACATTTTTTATTCAAAAATAAATATCCGTATAATAAAAACGGAAGAATAAAGCCAATTGATATGGCGTGGAATTTTAAAAACGAGAAATTCATCAAACAAAATCCTAAAGGATATATTTTTAATTTTTCTGAAACGGAATTTGATTATTTAAATAGAATTATTAAACTTGCAAACAAAAATAAAATAAATGTAATATTATTTGAAACACCTGTTTATAAAGAATTTTTACCATATATAAATAATAAATATGAAATTTCGGGATATATAGCTACTTTAGCTGAGAAAAATAATTTACAATATTGGAATTTTGATACGATGAAAATTGCTGACGATGAAAAATATTTTCTTTCACTTATAAATACTAGAGATGAGGGCTCGTTAATATTTACAAAAACTTTAGCAAAATATTTTAATATTCATAAAAATATAAACCGAAAATAGATGCAGAGTTTCGATAAGATAATGCAAGATTTGAAGAACAAGGTTTATCATCCTGTATATTTTTTAAGCGGAGAAGAGCCATTTTTCATTGACCAGATAACTGATTATATTTCCGACAA from Bacteroidales bacterium encodes the following:
- a CDS encoding acyl carrier protein, which translates into the protein MLFPVFAFLLFIITEIKIIKNIETTDFLVCKILVTFAQTKFILKTSKEILSDFNCIIRKVFSDDKIVISEKSVPKDITGWDSLMHLEIIAAIEEFYKIKFTFKEVMSFKNVGDIVNCTLRHLEEIKL
- a CDS encoding MBOAT family O-acyltransferase, translating into MLFTSLNYLLFIALVVIAYYLSPLKLRWIILLVASYVFICFANASSLFVIIFSTVFNYFFGLFISRNENSPPLRDRGNANFQIFNVSIRKSLFLLGLIINIASLFIIKYLVSFATITITISAPVTYRMADLIFLLGFSFYTLQNIAYLTDVYYENIEPEKNIFRYAFYTAFFAKVASGPIETARNFIPQIFIEKKFDYENFTNGFQRIIIGLFKKIVIADRLAPAVSSIFDLPAHNCGLTTLVGVYLFTIQLYLDFSGYADMAIGTAQLFGYKLSENFILPFDATSISEFWRRWHITLINWLKNYIYFPVVYKLRKYKKTGTIIGIIIIFIISGIWHGLGLTFLIWSIIHCICMIYETLTKNYRKKLSGKINFLSYKILSVFITLNIVAFANIFFRAKSVGAGLKIIGEIFNITNFIPKNYLFQFVNPLAIGGHLEVIFNFYMLILLIIFYFIFENKLQKIISQQKNNYFLIFLFLMLILLFGVFNENAYFIYNKF